The Microbacterium sp. LKL04 sequence AGACGGTTCCGGCCGAGGCCCGCACCGACGAGTTGCTGGATCTGATCGAGTGGCTCGGCGAGCTGGTGCGCCAGGTCGACTCGAGCCTCGTCGACGAGTGGAACGCACTCATCAACCCCGCCGACGATCCCGAGGCGCCGGTCGTGCCGCCCGCGCCGCCGTCGATCATCGCGAACCGGCGCGCGTTCGTCGTGCTGGTGCGCAACGAGATGTTCCGCCGGGTGCAGCTCGCTGCGCTCCAGAACGACGATGCGCTGGTCGAATTGGATCCGGATGCCGCCTGGCCCGACGTCCTCGACCGCTACTTCGACGACCACGACGAGATCCTGACGGGCGGTACCGCGCGCAGTCCCGCGCTGTGCGTCATCGACGAGTCGGCTGCGTCCGAGGGTGTCTGGCGTGTGGAGCAGATCATCGACGACCCGGCCGGCGACCACGACTGGCGTATCCGCGCGGAGGTCGACCTGGAGGCATCCGTCGAGGAGGGCGCCGCGGTCGTCCGCGTGACCGAGGTCGTGCGGCTCTAGGCTTCGGCTCGGTCTGTGCGCGGACTCGCGCGGATCGGCTCGCGACGTCATAATCGCGACGGGGCGATTCCGCGCGATCGAGGGGACATCATGCGCGTACTGAAGAAGATCATGAACAGGCTGCGCGCCTCGGCGCGGGGGCACCATGGGGTCAAGCTGCAGCCCGGCGTCAAGATGGCCGGGCGTGGCACCTATGATCTGCGTCCGGGAGCGATCATCCGCAGGCGTGCGCGGATCCACGTCGGGTCCGGGGCTCGGCTCACGGTGATGCCGGGAGCGGCCGTCGGCGCCCGCAACACGATCAATGTCGAAACCGGCGTCACACTGCACGAGGGCGCCGAACTGTCGTGGGACGTCGAGATCATGGACACGGACTTCCACGACATCGAGTTCGAGGACGGACGACGCCACGTGCGCTCCGCGCCGATCAGCATTGGCCGTCACGTGCTCATCGGAGCACGCGCCATCATCCTGAAGGGCGTCACGATCGGTGACGGCGCGATCGTCGCAGCCGGTGCCGTCGTGACTCGCGACGTCGCCCCCGGAGCGATCGTCGCGGGCAATCCTGCGCGACCGGTCGGCCGCGCCACGTCGTGGCGGTGACGTGTCGACCCCGAGGCATCCGTCGACGAATGCCTCGCGGCCGCGGGCCTCAGCTCTCGTGGCCCCAGTCGTCGCCGTCGCGCGTGTAGACGATGCGGGTGTGCCGACGGTCGTGGGAACCCTGCCAGAACTCGATGCGGTCTGGGATGAGGCGCCAGAGCACCCAGTCGGACGGCGCCGCGTCGCTGGAGGCGGGGCGCGCCCCGAAGTCGGCTGCGCTCTCCTCGGGTGTCGCCTCGTGCACGGTGCCGCGGACGCGGACGGCGCGCATGACGGGCTGCCACCAGAAGTTGAGCGCAGCGGCGGGGTTGTCGGCGAGCTGGCGTCCCTTCGCGGAGGATCGCGGGCCGGCGAACTCCCACCCATCGGCGCTGACACCCTTCAGGATGAGGGTCCGCGCGTCCGGGCGGCCACCGGCATCCGCCGTCGCGAGCGTCGCGGCACGCACCTCGGCGATGTCGGCATCGGCGGCGGCGCGGATCCAGGCGTCGAAGAGGTCGTGGGGGTCAGTGGGGAGATCGGAGAGGTCGAGCGGCGGCGGGGTTCCGGTGAGGGACGGTTGGTCGCGGAGCCAGCGCGTGAGCTCGTTCATGTCTTCATCCTGCTCCCTCGTGGGTGTCGGCCGGTGCGGGCAGACTGGGCGGATGACGACGTACCTGGCGTTCCTGCGGGCGATCAATCTCGGCGCGAAGCGCGTCTTCCCGAAGGAGGACATCCGCCGGGTGGTCGAGGGTGTGGGTTTCGAGGACGTCGAGACGCACATCAACACCGGGAACGTGCGGTTCGCGTCGCGGATGCGCTCGCGCGAGCGGATCGAGCGCACGCTCGAGGACGCGTTCCTCGCCGACCGGGGTTTCGAGGTGCCGTCGATCGTCTACTCCGCCGCGGAGTTCCGCGAGGTCGCTCGGCAGACGCGTGAGCTGGCCGAGGCGAATCCAGGGCTCGCCCGGCACTACGTCTACCTGTTGAAGGACGAGTTGACCCCGGAGCGGATCGCCGAGATCGAGGCGCGCGACGATGGTCGCGGGCGGATGGTGGTGCGGGGGCGCGCGGTGCACGCGCTGCTGCAGCCCGGCTATCAGGACGGCACGGTCGACCCGCTGGGCGCGGCGAAACTGCTGGGCGCGGCGACGAATCGGAACGCGAACGTCATCGGCACGCTCGCCGAGAAGTGGTGCTGACGGCGCCCGCCCCCCGCCCCCCGCCGTCGGCGAGACTGCACGCCCGCATCGAGACTGCGTGCCCGCGCCGCATCCTCGTCGCGCGAGTGGAGTCTCGCGGCCGAACCGCCTCGCACGGCCGCAGCGCGCCCGCCGCGCCGCTCGCCCGCGCCGCGGGCCGCCGCCCCGCTCGCGCCCGTCCCGCCCCTCGCCCCCGTCCCGCCCCTCGCCCCGAGACTGCACGTCCGCATCGAGACTGCGCTCGCGCGCCGCACCCTCGTCGCGCGGATGCAGTCTCGTCGCGCGGGTGCAGTCTCGCGAACCCGACCCGACCCGCCCCGCGAGCCCGACCCGCCTCGCGAACCCGGATCACCCCTCCTCCCCAACCCCGCGCGGGCGCCGAGACTCTCCACACCCGCAGACCGTGTCGGATGCCGCGGCTAGGGTTGACCGGGTGAGTGACGGCGGATGGCAGAACGACCCCTACGCCGATCTCGTGTGGGATCCCGACGACGTTCCGCCGCCGGACGACTTCGACTCACCGCCGCCGCCCGACCCGCGCTACGACGACTACGCCGCGTCCGTCGCCCGCGCCGCGCGCGCCGAGCCCACGCGCTCCGAGCCCGCCCGTGCCCAGCCCGCACGAGCTCAGCCGGCCCCGCAGCAGCGCACCTCCGCACCCCCGGCATCCGTCCTCCGTCTCGAGCGCCGCGACCACGTCGGCGACGACCCGGTCAAGGTGCTCACCGAGGTCTTCGGCTACACGGCGTTCCGCGGCGATCAGGGCGACATCGTCTCGCACGTCATCGCGGGCGGCGATGCGGTCGTGCTCATGCCGACCGGTGGCGGCAAGTCGATCACGTACCAGGTGCCGGCGCTCGTGCGTCCCGGCACGGGCCTCGTCGTCAGTCCCCTCATCGCGCTCATGCACGACCAGGTCGACGCGCTCATCGCCAACGGCGTCCGCGCCGCCTTCCTGAACTCCACGCAGACCCCGGCCGAGCGCGCCGGTGTCGAGCAGGCGCTCCTCGACGGTGAACTCGACCTCATCTACGTCGCCCCGGAGCGGCTGTCCGTCCCCGCGACGACGGCGCTCCTGCAGCGCGCCCAGCTCAGCGTCATCGCGATCGACGAGGCGCACTGCGTGTCGCAGTGGGGCCACGACTTCCGCCCCGACTACCTGGCGCTCGGCGACCTCGCCGAGCGCTTCCCGGGCGTCCCGCGCATGGCACTCACCGCCACGGCGACGCGCGCGACGCACACCGAGCTCACCGAGCGCCTCCGCTTGCCCGACGCCCGCCACTTCGTCGCGAGCTTCGACCGGCCGAACATCCAGTACCGCATCGAGCCCAAGGTCGACATGCGGCGTCAGCTCGTGCAGTTCGTGCGCACGCAGCCCGAGGGTTCCGCCGGCATCGTCTATGCGCTCAGCCGCAAGTCGGTCGAGCAGACGGCCGAGTACCTGCGCACGCAGGGCGTCGACGCCCTCGCGTATCACGCGGGGTTGGATGCCTCGATCCGCGCCCGGCACCAGTCCCGGTTCCTGCGCAAAGACGGTGTCGTCATGGTCGCCACGATCGCGTTCGGCATGGGCATCGACAAGCCCGACGTCCGCTTCGTCGCCCACATCGACCTGCCCAAATCCGTCGAGGGCTACTACCAGGAGACCGGCCGCGCCGGCCGCGACGGCGAGCCCGCGGTCGCATGGATGGCCTACGGCCTCGGCGACGTCGTCCAGCAGCGCCGCCTCATCGACCAGTCGCCCGGCGACCGCACCTACAAGATGCGCATGGGTCAGCACCTCGACGCAATGCTCGCCCTGTGCGAGACGGTCTCGTGCCGCCGGCAGAACCTCCTCGGCTACTTCGGACAGTCGTCGGATGCCTGTGGCAACTGCGACACCTGCCTCACCCAGCCCGACACCTGGGACGGCCTCGTCGCGTCGCAAAAGCTCCTCTCGACGATCGTGCGCCTGCAGCGCGAGCGCAACCAGGCCTTCGGCGCCGGGCACCTCATCGACATCCTCCGCGGCGGCTCGACCGAACGGATCCGCCAGCAGGGGCACGACAAGCTCTCCACCTACGGCATCGGGAACGACCTGTCCGAGCAGGACTGGCGCTCGGTCGTCCGCCAGCTCCTGGCTCGCGGCATCCTGGTCGCGCAGGGGGAGTACGGCGTCCTCGCTGTCGGCGACGCGGGCATGCCGGTGCTCCGCGGCGAGGAGCCCGTGCCACTGCGGCGCGACGTCCTCGGGCGCACCGGCGGCGGATCGACCCGCGCGAAGAAGCAGTCGGCCGCCGACGCGCTGCCCGAGGGTGACCGCGACCTCTTCGAGGCGCTCCGCGCGTGGCGTGCCGAGCAGGCGAAGGAGCAGGGCGTCCCCGCGTACATCGTCTTCGGCGATGCGACCCTGCGTGCCCTCGCCGAGCACCGTCCGACGTCGGTCGCCGACCTCGACGGCATCACCGGCATCGGTGCGAAGAAGCGCGAGGCTTACGGCGAGGCCGTCGTCGCCGTCATCGCGAAGGCGTAGCCCCGCTCACGCCTCCCGCAGCGCCCGCGTCATGCGGGTGAGCACGTCGAACGCCTGAGCGCGCTCCTGCGCAGACAACTCGGCCAGCATCCGATCCTCCACCGACTTGACCACGGAGCTCGCCTGCTCCCGACGCCGCAGCCCGCCATCGGTCAGGGTGACCGGCAGCACCCGGCCCTCCGCAGGGGTCGCCGGCCTCGTCACGAGGCCCTCCCGCTCCAGGGTCTGCAGCAGGACGTTCATGCTCTGCCGCGTCACGAAGGCACCTCGAGCGAGATCGGAGTTCGACGACCCCGGACGCTGCGCGAGGATCTCGAGGCACGAGTAGGCGGTCACCGTCAGCTCCAACGGGCGGAGCGCATCCTCCATCGCGACCCGCAGCGCGGTCGCCGCTTCCTTGAGGAGATAGCCGAGCGACGTCGGCAGATCGATCTCATCCGAGTGGACCATGTCAGTATTCTGACATACACTGGCAAGTGTCAGATAACTGACAACGAAAGGATGCCTCATGCCCGCCATCGGACCCGACTTCGTCTCCCTGCAGGTCAGCGACCTCGACGCCTCGGAACGTTTCTACGAGCACTACCTCGGGCTCGTCCGCTCACCCGCCGGGCCTCCGCACGCCGTCGTGTTCGAGACCGCGCCGATCGCCTTCGCGCTCCGCGACATCGTGCCCGGCACGGATCTCGCCTCGGGGGTCCACCCCGGGATGGGCGCGGCGATCTGGCTGCGCGCGACCGACGTCCAGGACATCCACGACGCGCTCGCCGCGGACGGCCACGAGATCGTCGCAGCGCCCATCGACGGCCCGTTCGGCCGGACGTTCACCTTCGCCGACCCGGACGGCTACCGGATCACCCTGCACGACAAGGCCTGAGGCCGTCAGCTCCACGCCTCACGGGCGACCCGCACATCGGCGCCCGTCCGAGCCGACTCGCCGATCGCGAGACCGAGCAGATGGTCCTGGCAGGCGTCGGCCAGCGGATACGGCTCCGCGCCGTCACCGCGGGCCCACCGACCGGTGAGCTCGAGCAACGACGCGACGGCGATGTCGTCCTCCGACAGTCGCGTCCCGACCCAGGGGTTCCGGTAGACGATCCGCCCCTCGAAGGCGGCCGACACGACGTCGTTGCCTTCGAGGTTCAGGTCGACACCCGTACGGCGGTACGTGATCGGCGAGGTGAGCACCTCGGCGCCCTCGAAGCGGCGCACGGTGTCGTCGGTGAGTTCCCCGTGCGAGCCGCGGATGACGATCCGGCGCGACAGGATCGGGTTCCACCACTGGTTGTCGACGAAGTCGTACAGGCCCATCCGCCCGTCGCCGAAGTCGAGCGTCGCGATCGTCGTCGTCCGCTCTTTCGGTGCGAGGTCGTCCGACCATCCGGCCGGCGTCAACGGATCGACGAGCGGCGCGGTGAAGGTTCGTGCGGAC is a genomic window containing:
- a CDS encoding acyltransferase; the protein is MRVLKKIMNRLRASARGHHGVKLQPGVKMAGRGTYDLRPGAIIRRRARIHVGSGARLTVMPGAAVGARNTINVETGVTLHEGAELSWDVEIMDTDFHDIEFEDGRRHVRSAPISIGRHVLIGARAIILKGVTIGDGAIVAAGAVVTRDVAPGAIVAGNPARPVGRATSWR
- a CDS encoding pyridoxine/pyridoxamine 5'-phosphate oxidase, coding for MNELTRWLRDQPSLTGTPPPLDLSDLPTDPHDLFDAWIRAAADADIAEVRAATLATADAGGRPDARTLILKGVSADGWEFAGPRSSAKGRQLADNPAAALNFWWQPVMRAVRVRGTVHEATPEESAADFGARPASSDAAPSDWVLWRLIPDRIEFWQGSHDRRHTRIVYTRDGDDWGHES
- a CDS encoding DUF1697 domain-containing protein produces the protein MTTYLAFLRAINLGAKRVFPKEDIRRVVEGVGFEDVETHINTGNVRFASRMRSRERIERTLEDAFLADRGFEVPSIVYSAAEFREVARQTRELAEANPGLARHYVYLLKDELTPERIAEIEARDDGRGRMVVRGRAVHALLQPGYQDGTVDPLGAAKLLGAATNRNANVIGTLAEKWC
- the recQ gene encoding DNA helicase RecQ; translated protein: MSDGGWQNDPYADLVWDPDDVPPPDDFDSPPPPDPRYDDYAASVARAARAEPTRSEPARAQPARAQPAPQQRTSAPPASVLRLERRDHVGDDPVKVLTEVFGYTAFRGDQGDIVSHVIAGGDAVVLMPTGGGKSITYQVPALVRPGTGLVVSPLIALMHDQVDALIANGVRAAFLNSTQTPAERAGVEQALLDGELDLIYVAPERLSVPATTALLQRAQLSVIAIDEAHCVSQWGHDFRPDYLALGDLAERFPGVPRMALTATATRATHTELTERLRLPDARHFVASFDRPNIQYRIEPKVDMRRQLVQFVRTQPEGSAGIVYALSRKSVEQTAEYLRTQGVDALAYHAGLDASIRARHQSRFLRKDGVVMVATIAFGMGIDKPDVRFVAHIDLPKSVEGYYQETGRAGRDGEPAVAWMAYGLGDVVQQRRLIDQSPGDRTYKMRMGQHLDAMLALCETVSCRRQNLLGYFGQSSDACGNCDTCLTQPDTWDGLVASQKLLSTIVRLQRERNQAFGAGHLIDILRGGSTERIRQQGHDKLSTYGIGNDLSEQDWRSVVRQLLARGILVAQGEYGVLAVGDAGMPVLRGEEPVPLRRDVLGRTGGGSTRAKKQSAADALPEGDRDLFEALRAWRAEQAKEQGVPAYIVFGDATLRALAEHRPTSVADLDGITGIGAKKREAYGEAVVAVIAKA
- a CDS encoding MarR family winged helix-turn-helix transcriptional regulator; translated protein: MVHSDEIDLPTSLGYLLKEAATALRVAMEDALRPLELTVTAYSCLEILAQRPGSSNSDLARGAFVTRQSMNVLLQTLEREGLVTRPATPAEGRVLPVTLTDGGLRRREQASSVVKSVEDRMLAELSAQERAQAFDVLTRMTRALREA
- a CDS encoding VOC family protein, giving the protein MPAIGPDFVSLQVSDLDASERFYEHYLGLVRSPAGPPHAVVFETAPIAFALRDIVPGTDLASGVHPGMGAAIWLRATDVQDIHDALAADGHEIVAAPIDGPFGRTFTFADPDGYRITLHDKA
- a CDS encoding Gfo/Idh/MocA family protein → MAEPARFAIIGTGWRSEFFLRIAAAAPERLQAVGVLARSDASAARVAGWNVPIHRSLDDLLAARPDFVIASVTWPAMPGVITELVERGVRVLAETPPAPDADGLRKLWHDVGASRLVQVAEQYMHMPGHAARLEVVRSGALGAVGGVQVSSTHLYHATSMIRTFLDAGMAEAIVSARTFTAPLVDPLTPAGWSDDLAPKERTTTIATLDFGDGRMGLYDFVDNQWWNPILSRRIVIRGSHGELTDDTVRRFEGAEVLTSPITYRRTGVDLNLEGNDVVSAAFEGRIVYRNPWVGTRLSEDDIAVASLLELTGRWARGDGAEPYPLADACQDHLLGLAIGESARTGADVRVAREAWS